A window of the Schlesneria paludicola DSM 18645 genome harbors these coding sequences:
- a CDS encoding DUF1559 family PulG-like putative transporter — translation MIRTLSLAGIVTCVITSSAIAQQSLPTAVQAWVNEETVLVARIDLTRPDLATISKFMIEVPDPTGHFGQTSARFGRTLQDLAALKVREAFFLLSTESLPYLRPTLIVPTDGPDAERAAIVDSLKAQWQDEVTIASHGVIVHESGFVAQGPHKMSSNRPEFAMALASVKDSQIQIAFGLGKDVRRVLQEFLPRLPNEFGGSPLGTVTEGWNWLALGVTPSSRPSVKMIVQAKDVTSAEALQQLVAAGLKLALDSPQTKAFIGSGTGLLSLLTPSRETDQLVLSLTDANHGASRLMNEIATPLLNLMETNNRRFQTKNHLKRIGLAMHNYHDLHNAFPAAAVVSNDGKKLLSWRVLILPFLDQKELFDEFHLDESWDSEHNRKLIKRMPDVFVSSNITRDQRASGKTTFLVPIADKTLFATSEGNAIKQITDGTSNTIMVVDSNSDTAVAWTRPDDLVIDFKQPLKELSGQADGRIWALFCDGSVRAISDKLDAETMRRLFQINDGEAMGEF, via the coding sequence ATGATTCGCACATTGTCCCTCGCGGGAATCGTGACTTGTGTGATCACATCGTCGGCGATCGCTCAACAGTCGTTGCCGACCGCCGTTCAAGCATGGGTCAACGAGGAAACGGTGCTCGTCGCACGGATCGACCTGACTCGACCTGACCTGGCGACAATCAGCAAGTTCATGATCGAAGTTCCCGATCCCACAGGTCATTTTGGCCAAACGTCGGCGCGGTTTGGAAGGACATTGCAAGACCTCGCCGCGCTCAAAGTTCGTGAAGCGTTTTTCTTGCTGTCGACCGAGAGTCTGCCCTATTTACGTCCGACACTGATCGTTCCAACGGACGGGCCGGACGCAGAGCGGGCCGCAATTGTCGATTCGCTGAAAGCTCAATGGCAGGACGAAGTCACAATCGCGTCCCATGGAGTCATCGTTCACGAATCAGGTTTCGTGGCTCAGGGGCCGCATAAGATGTCGAGCAATCGACCAGAATTTGCGATGGCCCTCGCATCCGTCAAGGATTCTCAGATCCAGATCGCCTTCGGACTGGGAAAAGACGTACGGCGGGTTCTGCAAGAATTTCTTCCTCGATTGCCAAACGAGTTCGGTGGATCGCCGCTTGGCACCGTCACTGAAGGCTGGAACTGGCTGGCCCTGGGCGTCACTCCATCGTCCAGGCCCTCCGTCAAAATGATCGTCCAAGCCAAAGATGTCACGTCGGCCGAAGCTCTTCAACAACTCGTTGCTGCAGGGCTGAAATTGGCACTGGATTCCCCGCAGACGAAAGCGTTTATCGGAAGCGGAACGGGATTGCTTTCGCTCCTTACGCCGTCGAGAGAAACCGATCAGCTTGTGCTTTCGTTGACCGACGCGAATCACGGTGCCAGTCGGCTGATGAATGAAATCGCCACGCCGTTGCTGAATCTGATGGAAACAAATAACCGCAGGTTTCAGACCAAGAATCATCTCAAACGAATCGGTCTGGCGATGCACAACTACCACGATCTGCACAATGCATTTCCCGCAGCCGCGGTCGTAAGTAATGATGGCAAGAAACTGCTCAGTTGGCGCGTTCTCATTCTGCCATTCCTCGATCAGAAGGAATTGTTCGACGAGTTTCATCTCGATGAATCCTGGGACAGCGAACACAATCGCAAGTTGATTAAGCGGATGCCGGACGTGTTCGTGTCATCCAATATCACGCGAGATCAACGAGCGAGTGGCAAGACGACGTTTCTCGTTCCAATCGCGGATAAGACACTCTTTGCAACTTCAGAAGGGAACGCAATTAAACAAATCACCGATGGAACGTCAAACACGATTATGGTCGTCGACTCGAATTCCGACACGGCTGTTGCGTGGACCAGGCCTGATGATCTTGTCATCGATTTTAAACAGCCGCTGAAAGAATTGTCCGGCCAGGCCGATGGACGTATCTGGGCATTGTTCTGCGACGGATCAGTCCGCGCGATTTCCGACAAACTTGACGCGGAAACCATGAGACGACTTTTTCAGATCAACGACGGCGAAGCCATGGGTGAATTCTGA
- a CDS encoding RNA polymerase sigma factor, with the protein MAEQFLADDDRVNRSRFQTTRWSVVLRIKDSNVREAEDVWNEIARIYWFPLYAFCRRKGTNDHDAQDMTQAFFVHLLNGNRFESISPEKGRFRSYLLRTFENFMANHHRNANRLIRGGGKTIISLEQMDADARFAQAQACDHSLDQAFDREWAVALLDRVKQRLSEHYERRNQSELFAAIRPHLIPRANESSYAELGRQLQLSPAAVGMAITRMRSRYRNILLEEVSATIEKPEDLEDELRTLMSLFSDKK; encoded by the coding sequence GTGGCAGAACAGTTTTTGGCTGATGATGATCGGGTCAATCGCAGCCGGTTTCAAACAACGCGTTGGAGCGTCGTTCTGCGCATCAAGGATTCCAATGTCCGTGAGGCCGAAGATGTCTGGAATGAAATCGCTCGCATCTATTGGTTTCCGCTGTATGCCTTTTGCCGACGCAAGGGGACCAACGATCACGACGCCCAGGACATGACGCAAGCCTTCTTCGTCCATCTGCTGAATGGCAATCGATTCGAATCGATTTCGCCTGAAAAAGGACGTTTCCGCTCGTATTTATTGCGGACGTTCGAGAATTTCATGGCGAACCACCATCGAAATGCGAATCGACTGATTCGGGGAGGTGGTAAAACGATTATCTCTCTGGAGCAGATGGACGCCGACGCTCGTTTCGCTCAGGCACAAGCTTGCGACCACTCGCTTGATCAAGCGTTCGATCGCGAGTGGGCAGTCGCATTGCTCGATCGTGTCAAACAACGCTTGTCCGAACACTACGAGAGAAGAAACCAATCTGAATTGTTCGCAGCAATTCGGCCTCATTTGATCCCACGCGCGAACGAGTCTTCGTATGCAGAACTCGGCCGCCAACTGCAACTCTCACCTGCCGCCGTCGGAATGGCGATCACCAGAATGCGATCAAGATACCGAAACATTCTGCTGGAAGAGGTCTCTGCGACAATCGAGAAACCGGAAGACTTGGAAGACGAATTGCGGACCTTGATGTCCCTCTTCAGCGATAAAAAGTAG
- a CDS encoding SHD1 domain-containing protein → MRSLQNSHVRGRLIGILIIALACPSFVLAKEELRSWADKSGKNKIKARFVKLEDDVVTLEKEDGEEVEIELSLLSVADAKFASEAAEGSPFKPKANDPFKSKSKSKSKTGKSVKDVGDGIREIAVDLSTAEEIGPALTTESWKVEIPVPKSTPAKASIKSISIPGRLDFFEKVAGLHISGGETSKHAVIGYLFDRHQEVGTVRVTICDLTTGKSSSPAVATGKMIPLALHDDGKQIVMRREEWGFGKHDLLEIWTPKGTKIAKSVAWTPYKGETTSGRDVVWARFLGPNKLATCSGNGRIVIWKYPEIEPICKFESSFTAIPAVSPDRKLIAYSTGKEVGLFDIEKQEIVGQKDCPVPLQRPSMAFSPSGARLACVALDKVIVWNTATGELEHQVSCPGLILIEGAEFPDEQYVLAGNKYLIDLENQLKLWTYDGAEQIRAVDGVSYFAVVGTDKKPGALIPAKIPHPAAKDFVTKALTQPDLFVLKSGTTVRIQADAIPDASKRDDVIKGLTTCLEAIGCQAGPMGTIDLVASQSGPKETEIHFNTIGTYKFKEFTSNVKFVYKGQSVWERHSTNSPGYVSLNRGENMEGHLRSLEKPDYQFFKSVELPKLLQKPSAGQATANLQTLGHSHVTPTGIR, encoded by the coding sequence ATGCGATCGCTTCAAAATTCCCATGTTCGAGGTCGGTTGATCGGGATCTTGATTATCGCATTGGCTTGTCCGTCGTTTGTCCTGGCGAAGGAGGAACTGCGTTCCTGGGCCGATAAATCGGGTAAGAACAAGATCAAAGCCAGGTTCGTGAAGCTTGAAGATGACGTCGTCACGCTGGAAAAAGAAGATGGTGAAGAGGTCGAGATCGAATTAAGCCTGCTCAGCGTTGCCGATGCGAAGTTCGCGTCGGAAGCCGCAGAGGGCAGCCCTTTCAAGCCCAAGGCGAACGACCCCTTTAAGTCGAAATCGAAATCCAAATCGAAGACGGGAAAGAGTGTCAAAGACGTTGGAGACGGGATTCGCGAAATCGCCGTCGACCTGTCCACCGCCGAAGAAATCGGCCCGGCGTTGACGACCGAGAGCTGGAAAGTCGAGATTCCGGTCCCAAAGTCGACTCCTGCGAAAGCGTCCATCAAATCGATCTCGATTCCAGGCCGATTGGACTTCTTCGAAAAAGTGGCGGGCCTTCATATCAGTGGCGGTGAAACGTCCAAGCATGCCGTCATTGGCTATTTGTTCGATCGGCATCAGGAAGTGGGAACGGTGCGCGTGACGATCTGTGATCTCACCACGGGAAAATCGAGTAGTCCTGCCGTCGCAACCGGCAAGATGATTCCGCTTGCCCTGCATGATGACGGCAAGCAAATTGTGATGCGCCGAGAGGAATGGGGTTTTGGAAAGCATGATCTCCTGGAGATCTGGACTCCGAAAGGAACCAAAATCGCAAAGTCGGTTGCCTGGACTCCCTATAAAGGCGAGACAACCAGCGGCCGCGATGTGGTCTGGGCGCGGTTTCTGGGGCCAAACAAACTCGCGACTTGCAGTGGCAACGGACGAATTGTGATCTGGAAATATCCCGAGATCGAGCCCATTTGTAAGTTTGAATCGAGCTTTACAGCCATTCCTGCGGTGAGTCCCGATCGTAAATTGATCGCCTATTCAACGGGAAAAGAAGTCGGTCTATTCGACATTGAAAAACAAGAAATTGTCGGACAAAAGGACTGTCCAGTCCCGCTTCAACGTCCGTCCATGGCGTTTAGTCCGTCGGGCGCACGCCTGGCATGCGTGGCACTCGATAAGGTCATCGTCTGGAATACCGCAACCGGCGAGCTCGAGCATCAAGTGTCGTGTCCAGGTTTGATTCTGATCGAGGGGGCGGAATTCCCCGACGAACAATACGTTCTCGCGGGGAATAAGTATCTGATTGACCTGGAAAATCAGTTGAAGCTTTGGACCTACGACGGGGCCGAGCAGATTCGAGCCGTGGATGGAGTGAGCTATTTCGCAGTTGTTGGAACGGACAAAAAGCCGGGGGCTCTGATTCCTGCCAAGATCCCTCACCCCGCCGCGAAAGATTTCGTAACCAAAGCACTGACTCAACCAGATCTGTTCGTATTGAAATCGGGAACGACAGTTCGAATTCAAGCGGACGCGATTCCCGATGCTTCAAAACGTGATGACGTGATCAAGGGGCTGACGACGTGTCTGGAGGCGATCGGCTGCCAGGCGGGGCCGATGGGAACAATCGACCTCGTTGCATCGCAATCAGGACCGAAAGAAACCGAGATTCATTTCAACACGATCGGAACTTATAAGTTCAAAGAGTTCACTTCGAATGTGAAATTTGTTTACAAAGGTCAGTCCGTCTGGGAGCGGCACAGTACGAATTCGCCTGGATACGTTAGTCTTAACCGAGGCGAAAACATGGAAGGACATCTGCGATCGCTCGAAAAGCCTGATTACCAGTTCTTTAAGTCCGTCGAGTTGCCAAAACTCCTCCAGAAGCCGAGCGCCGGTCAGGCGACGGCGAATTTGCAGACATTGGGGCACTCACACGTCACGCCGACGGGCATTCGATAG
- a CDS encoding DUF4153 domain-containing protein, with protein sequence MSEPHESPLVRHDITDVLPSAVLTDFNARQVPTTGPPTNPDVSLLEFCSVVLTIVLADVTIYNGHGYAGQALLLAVTPLLIALGGRQRRVGWQTVIVTLLTWGVAARLLWCGSELAFAIGLVLLGCVSISLNSGKIYLLEVIRFLGLLVPAGGAGMVAYDRWVKSVLRYWVGVPTFTRLLTLLMPPIAGLIFLTIFVLANPDIVKLVSDQLAELTRTFQTWVSDFIGSPSRILFWLGTAWLAVGLLRPLLPTDARFDSISGQHSTMAGAEAELYFAFRNTIQLLIVLFAAYLGFEFWTMWFRTFPPKFHFSGYAHEGAAWLTVALALATIMLSAIFRGPMMHDPRMPFLRRLAMIWAFENLALALAVYNRLSIYIGFNGMTRMRVVGLLGISAVVAGFVLVVIKMWRGHNFAWVIRMQLMAVAFAFYLYAVAPVDYWVMSYNVRQIMAGNLAPSVQISHHPTSTEGMLMLFPLLGCPDPIIREGVAELLVDAHAELNRRRVPHWSAFQMADARLLRSAKEGPVESRVASLKIEKGAAERFKTYSYRWY encoded by the coding sequence ATGAGCGAACCACATGAATCACCGCTAGTGAGGCACGACATTACAGATGTTCTGCCGTCGGCGGTACTAACGGATTTTAATGCACGACAAGTGCCTACGACTGGTCCACCGACGAACCCAGACGTCAGCTTGCTGGAGTTCTGTTCTGTTGTTCTGACGATCGTCCTGGCGGACGTCACAATTTACAACGGGCATGGATATGCCGGGCAGGCGCTGCTGCTCGCGGTCACTCCCTTGTTAATCGCGCTCGGGGGACGTCAGCGTCGTGTTGGGTGGCAGACGGTGATTGTCACGTTACTGACCTGGGGAGTGGCGGCACGCCTCCTGTGGTGTGGCAGTGAACTTGCGTTTGCCATCGGGCTTGTCTTGCTTGGCTGTGTTTCGATCAGTCTCAATTCGGGGAAGATCTATCTGCTTGAGGTGATACGGTTTCTGGGGCTACTCGTTCCGGCTGGCGGAGCAGGCATGGTCGCTTATGACCGATGGGTGAAGTCGGTGCTTCGGTACTGGGTTGGCGTTCCGACGTTTACTCGGCTGCTGACATTACTGATGCCGCCGATTGCTGGCTTGATTTTCTTGACGATTTTCGTCCTCGCAAATCCCGATATTGTGAAGTTAGTAAGCGATCAACTGGCTGAGTTGACTCGAACGTTTCAGACGTGGGTTTCGGACTTCATCGGCTCGCCGTCTCGGATTCTATTCTGGTTGGGGACTGCGTGGCTCGCCGTCGGCCTGCTGCGTCCATTGCTGCCAACGGACGCTCGTTTCGATTCAATAAGTGGCCAGCATTCGACAATGGCCGGTGCGGAAGCCGAACTCTATTTCGCGTTTCGTAACACGATCCAGCTCTTGATTGTTCTATTCGCGGCCTATCTTGGTTTCGAATTCTGGACGATGTGGTTTCGGACATTCCCGCCGAAGTTTCATTTTTCGGGATATGCACACGAAGGGGCCGCCTGGCTCACGGTGGCGTTGGCGCTCGCGACGATCATGCTGTCTGCGATTTTTCGTGGACCGATGATGCACGATCCTCGCATGCCATTCTTGCGACGTCTCGCGATGATCTGGGCCTTTGAAAACTTGGCGCTGGCGCTCGCTGTTTACAACCGGCTGTCCATTTACATCGGTTTCAACGGGATGACGCGCATGCGAGTGGTTGGTCTGCTTGGGATTTCGGCCGTTGTCGCGGGTTTCGTGCTGGTTGTGATCAAGATGTGGCGAGGCCACAACTTTGCGTGGGTCATTCGAATGCAGCTCATGGCGGTTGCATTTGCGTTCTATCTGTATGCCGTCGCGCCTGTCGACTATTGGGTTATGTCGTACAACGTGCGACAGATCATGGCCGGAAACCTGGCTCCGAGCGTACAGATCAGCCATCATCCGACGAGTACCGAGGGGATGCTGATGTTGTTCCCGTTGCTGGGATGCCCCGATCCGATCATTCGCGAAGGAGTCGCTGAACTGCTGGTCGACGCTCATGCCGAATTGAACCGCCGTCGTGTGCCGCACTGGTCCGCATTCCAAATGGCAGATGCTCGGCTTCTTCGCTCGGCCAAAGAGGGGCCCGTTGAATCCCGTGTTGCTTCACTGAAGATCGAGAAGGGGGCGGCCGAGCGATTCAAGACATACTCGTACCGGTGGTACTGA
- a CDS encoding dihydrofolate reductase family protein, translating into MRPLRYSINVTLDGCCDHRAIPADEELHRHAVENLARADALLFGRVTYEMMEAAWRAPARTGMSPDWMEPWMVPFARTIDATKKYVVSSTLDQVDWNAELVRGDLGKAIQELKRQPGTGLFVGGEKLPLALTELGLIDEYEFVVHPRLAGHGPTLFAGLSKHVELKLVSRQEFASGAVAMQYKPRR; encoded by the coding sequence ATGCGACCTCTTCGATATTCTATCAATGTCACGTTAGACGGGTGCTGCGATCATCGTGCAATTCCCGCGGACGAAGAATTACATCGTCACGCTGTCGAGAATCTCGCCCGGGCTGACGCCTTGCTCTTTGGTCGTGTGACCTACGAAATGATGGAGGCCGCATGGCGGGCACCGGCGCGGACGGGAATGAGCCCCGACTGGATGGAACCCTGGATGGTGCCATTTGCTCGGACGATCGATGCAACCAAGAAGTACGTCGTGTCGAGCACTCTGGATCAGGTCGACTGGAACGCGGAGCTCGTGCGCGGGGACTTGGGAAAGGCCATTCAGGAGCTCAAGCGACAGCCCGGCACTGGATTGTTCGTCGGAGGCGAGAAGCTTCCATTGGCATTGACGGAGCTCGGGTTGATCGATGAGTATGAGTTCGTGGTGCACCCCCGGCTGGCAGGCCATGGACCAACGCTCTTTGCGGGGCTCTCGAAGCATGTCGAACTAAAACTCGTGAGTCGGCAGGAGTTCGCCTCGGGGGCCGTCGCCATGCAGTATAAGCCGAGAAGATAG
- a CDS encoding RDD family protein codes for MGLVMVEQHRVSAGIMKNGELWYPVTKYAQSTYAPPCESRIVRLDLKTGERRETGLKLPEVKRRWEAFNLIWMGEHLYVVDSYASTPEVYRATESGLERYTALPAKEPASEFYEVPFFYHGQFTVIKQDHTEGFRLAHLVNGTWEKGRRIRLPRTNAQWITGPQGAQIHCDAEPPPNGIRCYLTVIPDDTEMHIRFVTQGSRNQLLFAAYRQGFEYVDDGDPASAQSPENTEFELSGWEQINSTLSGAIGWGAFRAEQDGVLLGIQNNQRMQFVRRIADGQWKVLSGLELSPSTREWDSLITGPSERSYVLRQSSEWWDRFTFYPIDGDTIGPAQLTLPGHEQMYLNRWGRCAGGLFLAWVTHIVVLICGQRCCHSSPKEYEFGLHKAYLAPPPLRGLAFAIDAMAMLLLVATSFSIQWHYLDVKWDRNADQKISQLLSHAEMNIDSRLVSWLNVVDSCILDPKEFIGRPRDFEQFRALILTVLIDTLLPLWLYRTYHEGKSGVTFGKWLTGIRTVRSTLRPCGYARAVARSAMYLVDFALFITPLPATISMLLSPCCQRLGDRVGDTLVIKSR; via the coding sequence GTGGGCCTCGTCATGGTCGAGCAACACCGTGTCTCCGCCGGAATCATGAAGAATGGTGAACTGTGGTACCCGGTGACGAAATACGCCCAATCAACCTATGCCCCTCCTTGCGAATCCCGGATCGTACGTCTCGATCTGAAGACAGGTGAACGTCGAGAGACGGGATTGAAACTGCCCGAAGTGAAGCGTCGGTGGGAGGCATTCAATCTGATCTGGATGGGCGAACACCTATATGTCGTCGACTCTTACGCATCGACTCCTGAAGTCTATCGAGCAACCGAGAGTGGCTTGGAACGGTATACCGCGTTGCCAGCGAAAGAACCTGCAAGCGAATTTTATGAGGTACCTTTTTTTTATCACGGTCAATTCACGGTTATCAAACAGGACCACACCGAAGGATTTCGACTTGCGCACCTCGTCAACGGAACCTGGGAAAAGGGACGACGAATACGGCTCCCACGAACGAATGCGCAATGGATCACCGGGCCTCAAGGAGCACAAATCCACTGTGATGCGGAGCCTCCTCCAAATGGAATTCGTTGCTATCTGACGGTCATTCCCGACGACACCGAGATGCATATTCGCTTCGTGACGCAGGGCTCTCGCAATCAACTGTTATTTGCCGCCTATCGGCAAGGATTCGAGTACGTAGATGACGGCGATCCCGCTTCAGCTCAATCGCCTGAAAACACAGAATTTGAGTTGTCAGGTTGGGAGCAAATCAACTCGACCTTGTCCGGTGCCATCGGGTGGGGAGCGTTCCGAGCCGAACAGGACGGCGTGTTGCTCGGAATCCAAAACAATCAACGAATGCAATTCGTCAGACGAATCGCGGACGGTCAATGGAAAGTTCTAAGCGGCCTTGAACTATCCCCATCCACTCGGGAATGGGACTCATTGATCACAGGACCGTCCGAACGCTCTTACGTGCTTCGACAATCCAGTGAATGGTGGGATCGATTCACATTTTATCCGATCGATGGCGATACGATCGGACCGGCCCAGTTGACGTTGCCTGGTCATGAGCAGATGTACCTCAATCGCTGGGGGCGCTGCGCCGGCGGATTGTTTTTGGCTTGGGTGACACACATCGTCGTATTGATCTGTGGCCAGCGATGTTGTCATTCCTCACCAAAAGAATATGAATTCGGACTTCATAAAGCATACCTTGCCCCTCCGCCATTGCGAGGTTTGGCGTTCGCGATTGATGCGATGGCCATGTTGCTTCTCGTTGCGACGTCATTCTCGATCCAGTGGCACTATCTTGACGTCAAATGGGATCGGAATGCGGATCAGAAGATCTCTCAGCTACTGAGTCATGCTGAAATGAACATTGATTCGCGACTCGTTTCATGGCTCAACGTCGTCGACTCGTGCATTTTGGATCCGAAGGAATTCATCGGGCGTCCACGCGATTTCGAGCAATTTCGCGCCCTGATTCTGACGGTCTTGATCGACACGTTGCTACCGCTGTGGCTTTACAGAACCTATCACGAAGGCAAGTCCGGAGTGACGTTCGGAAAATGGCTGACTGGCATTCGCACTGTCAGATCGACTCTTCGTCCCTGCGGATACGCCCGCGCCGTCGCTCGCAGCGCAATGTATCTTGTCGATTTCGCGTTGTTCATCACGCCGCTACCCGCGACAATCAGCATGCTGCTGTCACCCTGTTGTCAACGACTCGGCGATCGCGTCGGGGACACCCTGGTGATCAAATCCAGATAA
- a CDS encoding zinc-ribbon domain-containing protein: MKKERHDSRIPAGAIPADLSQQVPNNSYSPPPKYYVDTPFVCVDCRSEEVWAASQQKWYYEVAKGSLYATAVRCLDCRRKRSARYANGDPHPVKHLGTLMKRLFEAIKPILIEAGFLVDRKSAISLSRKGQLEFSRSDEIVVVSYQRPDGNPRLVAESVSTQAGYLILTCVNLTPNMDVPALIHGVATSMESHFHRETIQ, translated from the coding sequence ATGAAAAAGGAACGCCACGACTCGAGAATTCCAGCAGGTGCGATTCCCGCGGATTTGTCACAGCAAGTTCCCAACAATTCCTACTCGCCGCCGCCAAAGTACTACGTCGATACGCCCTTTGTTTGCGTTGATTGTCGGAGCGAAGAAGTTTGGGCTGCCAGTCAGCAAAAGTGGTACTACGAAGTCGCGAAAGGTTCACTCTACGCCACCGCCGTTCGCTGTCTGGATTGCCGCCGGAAGCGGTCCGCTCGCTACGCGAATGGCGACCCACATCCGGTGAAGCACCTTGGTACTCTCATGAAACGGCTTTTCGAAGCGATCAAACCAATCCTCATCGAAGCGGGATTTCTCGTCGATCGAAAGAGTGCCATCTCTTTGTCTCGTAAAGGCCAACTTGAGTTCTCACGTTCAGATGAAATTGTGGTCGTGAGCTATCAGCGCCCTGATGGAAATCCCAGATTGGTGGCAGAATCTGTGAGCACCCAAGCGGGGTATCTGATTCTCACCTGCGTGAACTTGACGCCCAATATGGATGTTCCCGCGCTGATTCACGGAGTCGCGACCTCTATGGAGTCGCATTTCCATCGTGAAACAATTCAATAA
- a CDS encoding peptidase M15 — MTNSTTDDAARRAYWAEQMELGYALVQRILAFEVLECGEGFASLRDAAESAGIEMQFSDSKIAGELERVFFMRESLVQDVMEVGRAMNDRGWILKIEDAYRSLDMQGQLVRKPELFDAILRKCIWEYGGQIPPVELVFRRAIVLIANIPKIGTHMSGSAIDVSVYRRDDGTEVWRGNPYLEMSERTPMRSPFVEAEALNNRLDITAMVEAHGFIHFPFEFWHFNQEDAMGHLLKGQPAPARFGPVHWDPKANRVTRCDDPLSPLNPLPVIQREIAAALQRAQRKLG; from the coding sequence TTGACGAACTCGACGACCGACGATGCCGCGCGACGAGCCTACTGGGCCGAACAGATGGAGCTGGGCTATGCCTTGGTGCAGCGGATTCTTGCGTTTGAGGTTCTTGAATGCGGCGAGGGTTTCGCGTCGCTGCGTGACGCGGCGGAATCGGCAGGGATCGAGATGCAGTTCTCGGACTCGAAAATTGCCGGGGAACTCGAGCGTGTCTTCTTCATGCGTGAGAGTCTTGTGCAGGACGTGATGGAAGTCGGTCGAGCGATGAACGATCGCGGCTGGATCTTGAAAATTGAGGACGCGTATCGTTCGCTAGACATGCAGGGCCAATTGGTGCGCAAGCCCGAGTTGTTCGATGCCATTCTCCGTAAATGTATTTGGGAATACGGCGGTCAGATTCCACCGGTCGAACTCGTCTTCCGTCGGGCGATCGTCCTGATCGCCAACATTCCGAAGATCGGCACTCACATGTCGGGCTCGGCGATCGACGTCTCGGTGTACCGCAGAGACGACGGCACCGAAGTCTGGCGTGGCAATCCCTACTTGGAAATGAGCGAGCGGACGCCGATGCGCTCGCCATTCGTCGAGGCCGAGGCTCTCAACAATCGTCTCGACATTACGGCCATGGTCGAGGCCCACGGCTTCATTCATTTTCCGTTCGAGTTCTGGCACTTCAATCAGGAAGATGCGATGGGCCATCTCTTGAAAGGTCAGCCGGCACCAGCACGATTTGGTCCGGTCCACTGGGACCCAAAAGCCAACCGCGTCACACGGTGTGACGATCCTCTCAGCCCGCTGAATCCGTTGCCGGTGATTCAACGAGAGATCGCGGCGGCACTTCAGCGAGCGCAGCGGAAGCTCGGCTAA